Within Paenibacillus albicereus, the genomic segment AATGGAAATTAGAGTCGCCTATTAGATCGATTCGGCCGTTCGCAAGGCTTCAAATCATCAGCCGGTCGTGGAGAGGAGTCATTTTTAAATGATTAATTTTGGCAGGAAGAAAGTGCCCTTGAAAGCTTCTCGTCGAGCCGGCTGCGCCATCCTCGGCGCCGCGCTGCTGCTCGGGTCCATCCTGTCTGCTGTGCCGGTGCAAGCGGAAACGCCGTCGCTGTCGGTTCCGGGATATGCCCCCGCGGAGCGGACCGCTCCATTGGTCAAGCCTCTATGGACGGCTTCCATCGATGTACCGGGAGCGGACGGCTTTTTCTATGAAGGCAACGCGGCGGCCCAGAATGGCATCGTGTATGCGATCTCCGGCTCGAAGCTCGTCGCTCGCAGCGCGGTTGACGGCAAAATTCTCTTCTCTTACGGAGAGGACTTGAGGCCTTTCGTCAAGCTTGCCTCGGATTTGGCGTTCGTCGTGCATAAGGACGGCCGCATCGCGGCGCTGTCGGCTTCCACTGGCAAGAGGAAATGGATTTCCCAGGCCGGCATGCAGGCGGACGGCGGAACGCCGTTCATCGGAAAGGACCGCATCTATGCGCTCAACGACAATGGCCTGACCGCGCTGCGCGCCTCCGATGGGAAGCGGTTGTGGACGGACGTCAAGGAACTGATGGGCACGGGACCGTACAGCTTGTCCGAGCATGACGGAGTGCTGCTTCTGACTTATGTCGTATCCGGAGCGATTACCTTTACTCAGCTGAATGCGGTCGACATGGCGACGGGCAAGCTGCTGTGGAAGGCCCATGGGACAGGCGCGCCTCTGCTCGTCCAAGACGGACTCGTGTATACGGTGAAAGAGATGTGGATGCTCGCGGACATGGATCGTACGCCCAAGCGCCAGGTGGAGATGCCCGTGCTGAATCTGCGGAGCGGAGCCGTCAAGGGAACCCGTCTTTACGACTATGAGATGGAAGGGGCGCTGCCATATCCGATCCGCAGCCCGATTCTGGCATTGGATAAAAACGTCCTGTACGTGGACGGGGGCGGGACGCAGCTGTTCAAGTTTGCTTTTGACGCTTATGAGGCCGGCGCCAAGCCCGTCCAGACCTACTTCAAGCGGAATGAGCGGATGCAGCTGGCCGGGCCGCCGCTCGTCGGACGCATCCTATTGGTCAGCCAGGACAACGGCGGCTTGTACGGCATCAAGACGGCCAACGGCCAACCGGTGACGTGGCTGGCCGACAACCCGGTCGTGCGCAGCGATATTTACGGGAACGGCATCTTCAGCGCCCAGTCGGACGGGTATCTGTACGAGTTTGACCTGCATACGACGGAGCCGCTGCTCAAGGTGGCGACAGGCTCGCGCGAGTACGGGCCGACGCTCAAGACAGGCCATATGCTGATCGTGCAGACGAAGGGCAAGCTTATTGCCGTGAAGCTGCCTCGCTAGCGCAGGAACATGCCGAACATTCGGCAATGCCGCTATTTGAAGCAAAAGGTTCGTTGGAATTCTCCCCAAGGAGAATTCCAACGAACCTTTTATTTATCGCGTCATACGCTCGTGGCGATGTCCCTTCAGATCGAGCTGATAAAATCCAAACGTATTTTTTCGTTCCTCCGAGCTTAGATTCCCGGAGCGTTGATAGCCGAAGGTAGAGACTCCGTCATCCGTGATCGGCCATTCATAAGCTTTGCCCAAGGTGTCGAAGCCATAATAATAGCCGGGCTCGCCTAAGAAGTCCGACTTCCATTTCCCGTCGTGGAACGAGGCCGATTTCAAGTTGGTCGTTTCGTCGGCATTGAGGATGCCGCGCTCATAGGCTGTCAGATAGTAGACAGCGTCCCGATACGTTTTGACCGCCTTGATCGGCACTTTTTCAACCGCCACTCTGGCGATCGTTTCTCCATCCACACGATATAGACTGAATTCCCGAGTCGTGCCATAGGCATAGTTCAAGTAAAAATGGCCCATGTCCGTATTGAACCAGATGTCCCCGAGCCGAACCTCGTTTTTCTTCGGGACGAATGGCTCGTAGGTGAAAGGAGCGAAGAGATCGAAGTCGTTGCTGTTGCTGACCAGCAGTCGGCCGTTTTCTTTCATGACGGTGATGAAGCGGTCGCTGTAGACCACGACTTTTCCTTCAAAAAGCCATTGGCAGACACGGATGAGTCTCGAATTTTCAATGGCTGCGGCGTCAGCATCCCGAAGGAGGATCAGGCTGTAGGGACGGACTTCCGTTTTTTGAACATAGACGACTTTTTTATCGAGCGCTTCGCCGATATCCCTCAGCGGAATATAAGCGGTGCGGTCGAATAGGGCTGCAGGGGCTTCCATTTCGCTTGCGCGGCCATTGATCGAGATCGTCTTCTTTCCCGTTTGAAAGGACAAGACCTTATCGGCGTAGCGGATCGTAATCGTCGAATCGTCCGAGTTCCAATCCACTTCGGCTCCCAATCCTTCGGAAACGAAGCGGAGCGGGATGAACGTTCTTCCTTCTTTGACCATCGGCTGAACGGCAGATGCCTTATGTCCGTTGATGAAGGCCATCGAGCTTTGTGGAGAAAGGATCACGGTGTTTTTCAAGTCGTTCTCCGTCACGTCGGCATAATCGTCATAAAGCGGGCTTGCGTAGGCCGGGCAGCTGAACGCCAGAAGCAAGGCAGAAGCGAACAACATCGATTTCGCTCTCATCGCACACCTCAATGTTATCGGGATTGAATGTTAAAGAAATTCTTACATAATATGGGGATGATTCGATTGTACTCTATCCGACCCCATGGGGCTAGCATGGCTACCATTTTGGGCGAATGAAACGTGAAGAATGTGCTATACTAGTTATAGCTAGACAGTCTAGCCGATTGCGATTGGGGGAGATTTTCTTGATGCAATGGCAGCTTCAAGACGCTAAGAATCAATTAAGCTCCGTCGTTAAGAAAGCAGCCGATGAAGGCCCGCAAATGATAACGGTACGGGGCATGCCTGCAGCAGTCGTGCTGTCGATGGAGGAATATCAACGTTTGACGAAACCGAAAACTCGTCTGACGGATTTTTTCAAGGACTCTCCTCTGCACGATCTCGACTTGGATCGAAGCCAGGATACCGCCCGGGAAGTTGAATTATGAATTATCTTCTGGATACGAATGTAATTTCCGAACTTGTAAAGAAGGAACCCGATTCAGGCGTCCTACGCTGGATTGATGAACGAGACGAATCCACACTATTTTTAAGCGTCATCACGTTCGGAGAATTACAAAAAGGGGTTTCCAAATTAAGCGATAAAAACCGTGCACAACGATTGCAAGCCTGGATCGACCAGGATTTGAGCAGCCGTTTTGACGGGCGAGTTCTTCCCCTTGATCTGGATACCCTGCTCGTGTGGGGCAACATTCAGGGACTATCGGAAAGAAACGAAACGCCGCTGCCGGTCATGGACAGCCTGATTGCAGCTACAGCCATCGCCCATCGTTTAACGGTTGTAACCCGCAATGTGCATGACTTGGAGCGCTGCAAGGCTTCCGTCTTCAACCCTTGGATAAACAAGTAATTCATCAAGCATCGACATCCGAAAGAAGGAACGTTCTTTGACTCCATCCAAACCGCCGCATCCGGCCGAAGCGTCAGCCGCGGCATCGGCGCCCGCCTCCCGCAACTGGGGACTGGCCGTCATCCTCGGCTCGCTGACGGCGATCGGCCCGTTCTCGCTCGACATGTACCTCCCGGCGCTGCCGGAGCTGACCCGCGATCTCGGCGCCTCCGAATCGCTCGGCCAGCTCAGCCTGACCGCCTGCCTGGTCGGCCTCGCCGCCGGCCAGCTGCTGGCCGGACCGCTCAGCGACGCGCTCGGCCGGCGCCGCCCGCTGCTGCTGGCGCTGGGCATCTACGCGCTCGCCTCGATGCTCTGCGCGCTGAGCCCGTCGATCGGCATGCTGCTGCTCTGCCGGCTCGTGCAGGGGCTGTCGGGCGCGGCCGGCATCGTCATCGCGCGCGCCGTCGTGCGCGATCTGTACTCCGGCCAGGAGATGACGCGCTTTTTCTCCCGCCTCATGCTCATCAACGGAGCGGCCCCGATCCTCGCGCCGATCTTCGGCGCCCAGCTGCTGCGCTTCACCGACTGGCGCGGCACGTTCTACTTCCTGACGGTCCTCGGCGTGCTGCTGCTCGCCGCGACGGCGCTGGCGCTGCCGGAGACGCTGCCGCGCGAGCGTCGTACGACCGGCGGGCTGGGACAGACGCTCGGCAACTTCGGCCATTTCCTGAAGGACCGCTCCTTCATGGGCGTCGTGCTGACGATGAGTCTCGTGTCCGGCGCGATGTTCGCCTACATCTCCGGCTCGACGTTCGTGCTGCAGGGCGTATACGGCGTCAGCTCGTCCACGTACGGCTTCATCTTCGCGGCCAACGGCGTCGGCATCATCCTCGCCTCGCAGCTGACCGGCCGGCTCGTGCTGCGCTACAGCACGGAGCGGCTGTTCCGCGCGGGCGTCCGGATCGCGATGGCCGGGGGCGCCAGCCTGCTGCTGTCGGCGCTGCTGGATCTGGGGCTGTGGGCGGTGCTCGCCTCGCTGTTCGTCGTCGTCTCGAGCGTGGGCATCGTCGGCACCTGCGCGTCGTCGCTCGCGATGGAAAATGCCGGCCAAGCCGCCGGCAGCGCCTCGGCGCTGCTCGGCATGCTGCAGTTCCTGACCGGCGCGCTCGCCTCGCCGCTCTCCGGACTCGGCGGGGTGTCCAGCGCGCTGCCGCTCGCGCTCGTCATCGCAGGCGCCCAGGCGCTCGCGCTGCTGGCGATGGCGACGCTGCTCGGCCGCCGCAGGGCGGCCTGAGCGGGAAGCTGAAGCTGCCTCGCCTGCTCGATTGCGAGCCGGCGGGGCGCTTTTTTGACGGCCGAAGGGACGGAGCGGACGTTTTAGGTAGACTTGATCTCGGCCTTTCTCTTGTCCAAGACAAGGGCTAAAATGGTCTTGTTCGCCATGAACACAGTACAGGAGGTGACGCAAGTGACTCAGGAGGAAGTATTGGAGGGCGGAAATGTGAACCGCATTATCCGCAAAGGCAACGAGGTCCTGCGCCCCACAGGCGCTTGGAGCGCAAGCGTTCATGAGCTGCTGAAGCACTTGGAGAAGCAAGGCTTCGAAGGGGCGCCCCGATTTTTTGGCGTCGACGATCTGAATCGTGAAATCGTATCTTTTATTCCGGGGACGGTTCCAGGAAATGACTATCCGGAGCTTCCAGCCTATATGTGGTCGGATGAGACCCTTGCCGGAATAGCGAAGCTATTGCGTCTTTTCCATGACGCGACGGAAGGGTTCGCCCCCGCATCAGAAAGCAGCTGGCAGATCAGCTACTCGGACGAAAGCCGGCATGAAGTCATCTGCCATAACGACGCCGCTTTGTACAACGTGGTCTTTCAGGAAGAAGCTCCTGCCGCGCTGATTGATTTCGACATGGCAGGACCAGGCCCCCGCCTATGGGACATCGCCTATACGCTGTACACTTCGGTTCCGCTTGCCAGCTTTGCGCCGGACGGTCCGACGGAAAAAACGATCCCGTACCGCCTCGAGCTGCATGCCGCCGATCGAAGACGGCGTATCGACCTGTTTTTTGAATTCTACGGCATTCCGATGCCCGATGATCTGAACCGATGGATCGTGGAGCGTTTGACGACCCTGTGCGACACGCTGCGCAGCGGCGCTGCCGATGGACATCCGGCCTATCAGAAAATGGTGGAGGAAGGGCATCTGGCGCACTACGAGCGTGAGATCAAGTTCATCGCGGATCATTTCGAAGACTGGACATAGAACGAACCGATTCGTTCCCTCCGCCTCGCGACCGAGGCCGGCCGCAGGCCAGGGAACGAGCGCAGGTTCATTCCCGCGCCGCTTCAGGCGCGGTCCTTCTCCTCCTATACTGGGAAGCAGATGAACGACTTCCCCGGAAAAGGATGGGATTCAAGATGATCGAGCTGTTCCGCAACCCCAAATTCGCCCGCCTGTTCTTCGCCACCGTCTGCTCGCAGCTGGCGGCGACGATCGGCACGATGGCCTTCGCCTTCTACCTGCTCGACCGCTTCTCCAGCCAGCCGGCCTATGCGACGGTCGCCGAGATGATGTACTCCGCGCCGACGCTGCTCGTCTTCCTGTTCGTCGGCGTGTTCGCCGACCGCTTCGACCGCAAGCGCATCGCCGAGAACTCGCTCTGGATCCGGGCCGGACTGTCCGCGCTCATCCTCGGAGCCGTGGCCGCGGATGTGTGGATTCCGCTCGTCTTCCTGCTCCTGTTCCTCCGCAGCGCGGTGACGAAGTTCTACTATCCGGCCGAAAGCGCCATGCTGCAAGGCATCCTGCATGACAGCCAGTACGTCAAGGCGGCCGGTCTCAACCAGTCGGTCATGGGCGTGTTCATGCTGTTCGGCACGGGGCTCGGCGCGGTCGTCTACCACTGGATCGGCGTCATGGGCGCGGTGACGGTGGACTTGATCGGCTTCCTGCTCGGCGCGCTGCTCCTGCGCGGACTGCGCCTGCCGGAGGCGGTCCGCCTCCCGAACGGCCGCAGCCGGCTGTCGGCGCTGAGCCTGCCGTCGGTCTGGGGCGACTTCCGGGAAGGGCTGCGCTACATCCTCGGCCGCAAGCTGCTCGCCTCGCTGCTCGGAGGCCTCAGCCTGTTCGGCCTCATCAACGGCTGCTTCGCCATGCTGCCCATGCTGACGATGAAATACAAGCTCGCCGGGGACGACTACCCGTTCTACGTCTCGATGTTCTCCGTATTCTTGGGCGTCGGCGTCCTGATCGGAAGCGGGATCGGCTCCGTGCTCGTCGGCAAGTTCGCCCTGCACAAAGTCATCATCGCCTGCATGTCGGCCACCGCGATCTGCGTGCTAGGGCTCGCCTGGTCGTCCTCGCCTTGGGCATACCTCGTCTGGTCGTTCATCATCGCGCTGTTCCTCGCGCCGTTCAACATCGCGATCGGCGGCTGGCTGCCGAAGCTCGTCGCGCCGGAGAAGATGGGGCGCGTCAACGCCTGGATCGATCCGATCATGATGGCCGGCCAGACGCTCATGCTCGGTCTGATCGCCTGGCTGTTCCCGAGCCTGTTCTCGGTCGAAGGCCTGCATCTGTTCATCGCCGTGCTGCTGCTGGCCGCCACCGTCGTCTACCTGGCGACGCTGCCCCGCTTCGTCCGTGAGGAGGAGCGGGAGGCGACCGCCGCGACCGCCGCTTCCCCGGCCGCCGCCGCTGCGGGCTCGACCACCGTATCCGGGTGACCTGCCGGCAAAACGAAAAGAGCGCATGGCCGAGGCCATGCGCTCTTGCATGTTAAAAAGCTTAGCGGGCGAAGGACGGCTTCCGTTCGGAAACCTGCCCTCGTACGATCTCAATAAACTCCACATCGGCGCCCTCGACGGACGGCCCGACGAATACCTGGCTGCCGGCGACCGCTGCGGGGTCCTCTGCCAGGCTGCCCATCATCGGACCAAGCCTGCGGGCAGCGGCGGCCCGAACTCCTGCCTGGCCGGCGCGGCTGCGGCCGTTGATAGCTCCGAATCCACGATTATTCGACTTGCTCGAACGCTTCATCTCGAATCGCCTCCGATCAGGCTGCGGACGGTCGCCAGAAGATCATCGTTCATCTCGACAATCTCTTTCAATCGGTCGGCGGCCAGAGGCCGGCTTCCCGAGAAATGGACCGACAGTACATGTTCCTTACCCAAAGGATAACACAGGACATGCACGTCAGCAATCGCCTTGCGGCTGAAGAAGCTCCAGCGTCCGTCCAAGTGAACCCGGACGACGATGATCGGCTCCTCGTCCGCGGATTTCCCCTCGTCGGCGCGGATCGGAAACGTCCGGCCCCGCCCGACGTTGCCGCCGACCTGGCGGATATGCTCCTCGTCCGTCAGCCTCCAGAGCGCGGCGCCTGTCGTGCGGTAGCCGTCCGGAGGGAGGATGGAATTGCGGATCGCCTCGGCATAGGCGGCGTAGCGCTGCTCGGAATCGGCGATGTCGACGTTTTTCAGGAATTCCCAGAAGAAGTGCAGCACGCTGTCCTTGCGCTGAATCAGCCGCTCGCTCTCGGCCAGAATCTCCTGCCGCTGCCGGAACGGGCCTTCGCTGCGCATGGCCGTCAGCATCCGCCCGCAGGCCGTGGATACGCCGCTGTGCGGGCCTCTCGAATGAGCGGCGTCGTAGCGGAGCAGCGTCAGGCCGTCCAGGTCGGAGGGCAGGTGGAAGGAGGCTGTCCCCGTCTCCTGCTGCTGCGGCACGAGGCTGGGCACGAGGCAAAAGACGCGCCTGCGTCCCAGCCGTCCCCAAAAGAGGCCCATTTCATATAAGGTGTTGTCGCGGGTGATGAAGTGCGTTTCATTGCGGATGGTGGCGACGTCCTCGGCGGCAAAAACGAAGATGCCGAAATCGTTCGCGTCCAGCTCGCGCTCGAGCGCTTCCATCGTATAATCGTTCGCTTGAAACGTATTGGCGTACCAGGCGTTGACCTCGACCTGCCTTTCGATCGCCTCGGCAACCGCCCGCGCGATCGGGATCGCCTCGGCGGAGCTGCCGATGAACGCCCTCGGCCTCCTGGATATCGTCATGAGAGCATCTCCTTGAACGGCTTGAATTTCCAAAAAACGGCTTGCAAAGCAAGTATACAGGCCCGCCCGGTGCTAGGGAAGAGCCTGCCGCCGGCGGCAGGGGGCACTGAACGTGCGGAGCAGAGCTTTGCCGAGGCGGACAACCTGTGTTATCCTGTCTGTGATTGGCCCGCCAGCCGGCAACGCTTTCATGATCCGTCCGCCGTTGGCGGATTTTTTGCCGTATTCGGCGGAGCAGCGGGGAGGAGGGTCCGGCATGCCATCGGAGC encodes:
- a CDS encoding outer membrane protein assembly factor BamB family protein, translated to MKASRRAGCAILGAALLLGSILSAVPVQAETPSLSVPGYAPAERTAPLVKPLWTASIDVPGADGFFYEGNAAAQNGIVYAISGSKLVARSAVDGKILFSYGEDLRPFVKLASDLAFVVHKDGRIAALSASTGKRKWISQAGMQADGGTPFIGKDRIYALNDNGLTALRASDGKRLWTDVKELMGTGPYSLSEHDGVLLLTYVVSGAITFTQLNAVDMATGKLLWKAHGTGAPLLVQDGLVYTVKEMWMLADMDRTPKRQVEMPVLNLRSGAVKGTRLYDYEMEGALPYPIRSPILALDKNVLYVDGGGTQLFKFAFDAYEAGAKPVQTYFKRNERMQLAGPPLVGRILLVSQDNGGLYGIKTANGQPVTWLADNPVVRSDIYGNGIFSAQSDGYLYEFDLHTTEPLLKVATGSREYGPTLKTGHMLIVQTKGKLIAVKLPR
- a CDS encoding copper amine oxidase N-terminal domain-containing protein, which gives rise to MRAKSMLFASALLLAFSCPAYASPLYDDYADVTENDLKNTVILSPQSSMAFINGHKASAVQPMVKEGRTFIPLRFVSEGLGAEVDWNSDDSTITIRYADKVLSFQTGKKTISINGRASEMEAPAALFDRTAYIPLRDIGEALDKKVVYVQKTEVRPYSLILLRDADAAAIENSRLIRVCQWLFEGKVVVYSDRFITVMKENGRLLVSNSNDFDLFAPFTYEPFVPKKNEVRLGDIWFNTDMGHFYLNYAYGTTREFSLYRVDGETIARVAVEKVPIKAVKTYRDAVYYLTAYERGILNADETTNLKSASFHDGKWKSDFLGEPGYYYGFDTLGKAYEWPITDDGVSTFGYQRSGNLSSEERKNTFGFYQLDLKGHRHERMTR
- a CDS encoding type II toxin-antitoxin system Phd/YefM family antitoxin yields the protein MQWQLQDAKNQLSSVVKKAADEGPQMITVRGMPAAVVLSMEEYQRLTKPKTRLTDFFKDSPLHDLDLDRSQDTAREVEL
- a CDS encoding type II toxin-antitoxin system VapC family toxin, whose amino-acid sequence is MNYLLDTNVISELVKKEPDSGVLRWIDERDESTLFLSVITFGELQKGVSKLSDKNRAQRLQAWIDQDLSSRFDGRVLPLDLDTLLVWGNIQGLSERNETPLPVMDSLIAATAIAHRLTVVTRNVHDLERCKASVFNPWINK
- a CDS encoding multidrug effflux MFS transporter, yielding MTPSKPPHPAEASAAASAPASRNWGLAVILGSLTAIGPFSLDMYLPALPELTRDLGASESLGQLSLTACLVGLAAGQLLAGPLSDALGRRRPLLLALGIYALASMLCALSPSIGMLLLCRLVQGLSGAAGIVIARAVVRDLYSGQEMTRFFSRLMLINGAAPILAPIFGAQLLRFTDWRGTFYFLTVLGVLLLAATALALPETLPRERRTTGGLGQTLGNFGHFLKDRSFMGVVLTMSLVSGAMFAYISGSTFVLQGVYGVSSSTYGFIFAANGVGIILASQLTGRLVLRYSTERLFRAGVRIAMAGGASLLLSALLDLGLWAVLASLFVVVSSVGIVGTCASSLAMENAGQAAGSASALLGMLQFLTGALASPLSGLGGVSSALPLALVIAGAQALALLAMATLLGRRRAA
- a CDS encoding phosphotransferase, whose translation is MTQEEVLEGGNVNRIIRKGNEVLRPTGAWSASVHELLKHLEKQGFEGAPRFFGVDDLNREIVSFIPGTVPGNDYPELPAYMWSDETLAGIAKLLRLFHDATEGFAPASESSWQISYSDESRHEVICHNDAALYNVVFQEEAPAALIDFDMAGPGPRLWDIAYTLYTSVPLASFAPDGPTEKTIPYRLELHAADRRRRIDLFFEFYGIPMPDDLNRWIVERLTTLCDTLRSGAADGHPAYQKMVEEGHLAHYEREIKFIADHFEDWT
- a CDS encoding MFS transporter, with protein sequence MIELFRNPKFARLFFATVCSQLAATIGTMAFAFYLLDRFSSQPAYATVAEMMYSAPTLLVFLFVGVFADRFDRKRIAENSLWIRAGLSALILGAVAADVWIPLVFLLLFLRSAVTKFYYPAESAMLQGILHDSQYVKAAGLNQSVMGVFMLFGTGLGAVVYHWIGVMGAVTVDLIGFLLGALLLRGLRLPEAVRLPNGRSRLSALSLPSVWGDFREGLRYILGRKLLASLLGGLSLFGLINGCFAMLPMLTMKYKLAGDDYPFYVSMFSVFLGVGVLIGSGIGSVLVGKFALHKVIIACMSATAICVLGLAWSSSPWAYLVWSFIIALFLAPFNIAIGGWLPKLVAPEKMGRVNAWIDPIMMAGQTLMLGLIAWLFPSLFSVEGLHLFIAVLLLAATVVYLATLPRFVREEEREATAATAASPAAAAAGSTTVSG
- a CDS encoding nucleotide-binding protein, yielding MTISRRPRAFIGSSAEAIPIARAVAEAIERQVEVNAWYANTFQANDYTMEALERELDANDFGIFVFAAEDVATIRNETHFITRDNTLYEMGLFWGRLGRRRVFCLVPSLVPQQQETGTASFHLPSDLDGLTLLRYDAAHSRGPHSGVSTACGRMLTAMRSEGPFRQRQEILAESERLIQRKDSVLHFFWEFLKNVDIADSEQRYAAYAEAIRNSILPPDGYRTTGAALWRLTDEEHIRQVGGNVGRGRTFPIRADEGKSADEEPIIVVRVHLDGRWSFFSRKAIADVHVLCYPLGKEHVLSVHFSGSRPLAADRLKEIVEMNDDLLATVRSLIGGDSR